TTTCAAGCACTTCAAACACCTAAAGCAAAAACAACAAGGCTTTTCTTAAGTTTTAGTAATTGAAAAAGTATCTGTATGTCACATCTTCGCCAAAACATCTATTCACTCATTTAAATAACTATAAAGGAAAAAAGAATAAGGTAGCTCTGTTTTGGATAATTACTATTTTCATTCATGGAAAAATCTTTCCTTCTAAACTTGTAGCAGAGTTATCAATAATCCCAAAAGTTTGTTGAACAGAAATCAaaagatgagatatttagattgtgAAAAAATTATCCATTTAGAGATGGAAAATCTATTGTACTGTTGTTGTGCAGAGTCCCAGTTAGATTCTTCACACAGACAGCATGAAGTCTTTTTGCTTCATTGAAGAATGCAAAGGCTCTGTTCTAACTTTACTACTAGCAGTTTTGCCCATCAAGATTAAGCAAGAACAAAGTGAAATACTGAAACCACATTATGCTAGGTGATCTATTAAGAAAAAGGAAATGATCAATACAAAAGATCAATGCATAGGAATCTAAAGACATCAcaagaaaatcaaataacagGGATCTTATTTATGATTTGGTTATTATTGTGTTAGGTAAGTATTGATACTGAATGACAATTAAGGCCTTCTTCATTTGAAAAGATATTATTCGGTGCTTATATATCAGCTATAATAGCAAACTGAAAAGCAGAAATTATGCACCTAACTCTTTGAATACTCAACTGGATGAAAAGATAACAAACCTTAAATAGCACAAATAATGAATAGAACGATGACTGTAAAAAGCTAACTTCCCATACTGATATATCAAGTCAAACTTATAGTTCCATCTAATTAAACTACATGATTTCTTAAACAGCACCAAATTATTCATCATAGAataggaggaaaagaaaaaaaaatatttaggagcATGGTCAATTCAGAGAGCAATATTTCAAGAAGTTAATATATCGAGTCAAACTTAAAGAGTTCCATTTGATTACACTATGATTTCTAAAACAGCTGTAAAATATTCATCTTAGAAgtggaggaaaagaaaaaaaaaaaattcaggagCACTGTTAATGAAGAAGGCAATACTTTCAGGAAGTGAATACCTTGCATTGACACATCAACTCAATTTCAACAATTTTATATAATTAAGCATGTAACTTCCAAAATAATAACAGAATAGTCATCACAGAATCTATGAATAGATAAGAAACATTCAGCAGCAGAGGATTTGAATAGGCCAATATGTTCCAGATGTAATCTCCTCATGTTGACCCACCAAGTCAGTTTTGATAGTTTTATATATGTTACCTTATATGCAAATGCAGATAATCATGAAAGAATCACAATGGATCACTTAGTTAATCTGATTGGATGGCAAACATGTTTATAGATAATTACTTAACTGTATAAGAAATCCACCCTTTACCTTATGTATGCCTATCAGAAGCTTAAAGTTTATAGTTTGTCGATATTAGCAAAACAAAAGATGGACCCCTACTTATCCATGGTTGAATCCACAAACATGGATGATGTCTATCACTCCCCTACATTACCTTGTGagaaatgaggaaaaaattcaggcAATTGTTCTTAATCCAACTTATGCACATATATTGTCAGCAAAATTTTCCTAAGAGGCATAGAAAAATTTAGAACTCTGAATATTTAAGTAGGTTATAGGGCCTTCAAAACCAAAGATCTTCTAGTTCAGATAGTACACATCAATTATCAACattagtttcaaaaaaaaaaaaagtagtgaTAAAAGTGCAGAAATTATTTAGCAAGATTTTTATTGCACTGCCACAAATGCAATTTGAATTTGTACATTTATTGCTTAACAAGATATTCCACAACTGCCTTTTTATGGATTGGCTTCTACAGAAGTAATTAGGAATTACTTGCAATAATTCGTAAAAATAAAACAAATCTCCAAAGGGTTTGAGCATAttgttgcataaaataaattaataagtaTAAAGGTTTAACTATACATGCCTTGCTAATGATACCACTATCAAGCATCCAGTCTGTTGGAATTTGGAACTCCTTGCAGTGGCGCACCATCACATCTCTTGTGCGAAGAAGGTTATAAACAGTTCTCTCCATTCTAATATTAGAATGGCAGGAGTCATATTGTTTCATATGAAAAAGAATAACAATTAGTGTTGATGTTAACATAAATACACATACATCCTGAATTATATATAGAATGGTCAAACTAAAATATAAAGACTGATAATTGAAGGCCTTACTTTTCAGATAGCACGACCATTTTCTTCAATGCTACATCGCAAGGAAGACGAGGATCATCCTCATAATTTGAAACTTCAGATTCCAATTTCTTCAGATCACGGTATCCGAATGCTGCTTCCCGTAGAGTGTCAGCTTTCTTCTCTGGCCAATCAAAGTGCTTTAACACTGCCCTCTCATCCACCTTCGTGAAAATAAAAGCATACCAGGTTCTTAAGAAGATTGTTGCAACTGCCAGATTAGAAAATAAACTTTTTATGTGTACTTACAAGAAAGCCAAGTTCATCATCAAGCCAGTTTATAAATGCAACTACATCCTCAATGTCACGATAGGCAGCATCGTTCACCTCCTTTATTAGAGACTTCACAAATTCACCTTGAGTCTCAACATCTGCCTTTATCTAAATACAACACTTGGAAACTCAATATGTAACTAAATGGTTAGATCAGGAAATAGAATACTTAAATAGGGTCTCTTACAGCTAGCAAATGAGAAGAACGGTTCTCAATTTCACCAATCATGCTGCTACGAACATCTGCAACATTGGGAACATCACAAATTCCACCAGTAATAGAATCTTTTCGTGAGTCTCTCTTCATAAGTGAATGGTATAACTCAGCCACCTGAGGTGCTCTCTGCATCACACCTGTGCCTCTCTTTGAGAACTTGGGGGGAGGAGGTGGGGGTGGTGGTGGAGGTGGTGGAATTGGAGCTGACCCATTTGTCTTATCTATATCTGCAACAGAAGTAGAAGGCCTTGGAGGAGGATTAGGAATTCGCAGTGCCCTCTTCTCAACATCCAAAGCTGCAACCTTGGATGGCTCTGGTTTGCTTATACATAATCTTGGACTTTGAATACCACCTAAATTATATTTCTGAACCATTAGCTGAAGGTTATCCCTCACCACACAGTTATCTCCATCCGCTGCTTCTTCAGTATCCAATTCTTTAGGACAAATAAAACCATCAGATTGTCGCCTTTTGTTAATGGTCAGCTCTTGTGCACATCCCCTTGGTCCACTGATAGAATGTCTTCTCCGAGGGCTTCTACCTTCTTGGGCTTCTATCCAGTCTTTATCTAGGATACCTTGACATTCTAAATTTCGGCAATCTCCATCACTTTGGggccagttcattagttttttcACAAGACCATCGTTCTTCAAGCTGCATATTTCACTGGGAACAGATGTGCTCTGACGATATGATAAATTTTTATGATCAACATTTCTCTCCGTGTTCTCATAACTAAAGTCATCATCTAAACCTACAATCTCCCTTGATGCTTTGTCTGAGTTACTTAGTTCACGGCGTAAGCATGAGTTCACCCATCGGAGGTAAGCAAGTTCCTCAACCTCAGTCAGCCTACTCATTTGCAGACCTTCAACTTGTTTGCTTAGATTTTCATTTGTGTGCCGTAATACTGATGCCTCTGCCTGAACTTTTGCCACTATGTCACTCtgtagaaaataaataaagatggCAACAAAATGAATTCAGTAAAAGAAACGGCATCCATAACAACTATAAGATGAAGACTGTGACAGAAGCAATACCTCTGTAACTTTTGCAAGAGCCGCAAGTTGTGATTCAGCTGAAGAAAGCCTGAATGCTAGATTTCTCTTTTGAAGCTGGAGCTCCTTGTTCAGACGACGTAGTTCAAGAACTTCAATCTCTAAACTTGAATAAGATGTCTTTCTTTCTGCATTTAGATCAGATGTTGGGTTCAAGCTCCCTTCAGGCCTTGAATTTTCTTCATGCTGTTCTATTGTAGAGGATAGAGAGGCCACTTGCTCCAAAAGGTTTGTTCTTTCAGCTTCTAGAGAACTGACCCTGCCGGTAAGATTCTCAATTTCATTCCTCTTGATATCAAGTTCCTTTTCAAACTCCAAAACTATTGGGCTTTCCTTAAAATGCAGTAGCTCAGACTGTAGTACCAATTCTCTTTCCTTAGACTCTCTTAGTAGTTCTCTGAGGTGATCTAGCTCAAGAAATAGATCATGGGATGCAGGGGACTTTATACGATGGCAATCATACACATGGGGATGAACTTGAGCAGCATTAGCCGAGCATGGAAAATCACCAATAAAAGATCGCTTAACACGAGAATGATTTGGCAATTGATTCTTTTGATTCGAGATTTCTGGGCAAGCAAGTGGTGGCTTCTTATTAGGAATTGATGCCTGCTGTTTGGTTTTCTTATCACTTGTGAAGCCTTTCACAATTTGGGATCCCCATAAGGAACTGGACTTGGGCTTCAAAGGATTTCCATGGTTTTTCCCATGAATCTTCACAGTGTGAGTGTGCTCAGAACACTTGCCTGGCTTGGTTCTGTTATCAGATGAAATGTATTCTCTCATTTTGGTCCCAATGTGTTCATGCCGCGAGCCTAAACTTCAAATGACAAATGATGAAATGATTTGAGTGGTAAGCCatgttctaaaaaataaaaatcattcaAACATGTACCCAGCAAATATAGATTTCTTCAAATTTAGGTGAGAGCAACCCATGAATAGATTATCCATGAAAGTCTACTTTATTTCAGTAACCAAATAACTAATCTCTAAATCAATTGCTATCATTGCCATATTAATATCACAAGTAGAAGCATAAGAATATTACCTTTCTTTTCTAAAGATCGCTAAGCAAGAACAATTCCTGAATGAAAAATTGAAGAATACCAAGCTTTGGAGCTCTAAAGCGCTATGAGGAATGGCCTTTAAGCTGCAAACCTACAAAAGATGATCGGGCTTCTTTCGCTGCATCTGATGAACTGTGCATAAAATTAATGGTAGAGAGCAGCACCGCAAAGCATTTGCATTGCTCAGAAATCTCAACTATTGTTCTCAAAACTGCAAGATATAAATGACATCAGTGTTCCTGTTTCAGTCTAATAACAAAGTACATTTAAGATTACAACCTGGACATTTTGAAGTCTTGAGATCCAAACCCAGTTCATAGGGTTATAGCTAGTTACAAATGGGAGTATGGTTTAGAATATAAGTACATTGAACTCATGAATGATTCAAAATTTCGTCCTTGAAAGCCAATAGTTGGACCTTTTCCTTGCATTCCATATCAAAGGGCTCCTAAATAAGTGAAAGAAAGCACAATAAAACTACAAGCTTTTGGCTTTCTAAAAGCCTAAAATTTCAAAACTTAACCGAGCGCTAGGGCATAGATCCTATTAAATGTTTAATGCCATTCAAACGAGGTAACTAGCTTATCTTTTGGGTGGAAGTCCCAATCCAAGCACCAAAAAAACATGAACAAGACAGAACACAAGAATCCTTTCAAAGCCCCAGAAGCCTCTGAAACTTCGAGCAAAGCTACAATTTTTCTACCGGAATTCACGTTTTCTGATTAAGACAAGTTGGAAGACAGACCAGAAGCTAAAGAGGTGAAGGAAAACACCAGAAAGGTGCAACCTTTTGTTTCCAAAAGGACTAATATTTCGAAATTAACTCATATCTAGAGCTTAAATGCTTAAAATTACATAAAGGAAAGAGATAACTGCCTTATCTTTCTCCGCAAATTCTAGTCCCAAGCTccccccacaccccccccccccacccccaccccgccCCCCAcctcaacccaaaaaaaaaaaaaagggacttaGACAAAATAGCACAATAAAGCCCTTCAAAGCCCCAAAACTCTCAACACATCAGGCAAAGCTGTGATTTTTTTTATCCATGAAATCGCTTTCTCTGATCAAGCCAGGACCGAAGACAGACGAGAGGCTAAAGAAGTGAAGAAAAACACCAGAGAGGTGCGACCTTTTGGCTTCCCAAAGGCCTAACATTTCAAACTTCAACTCATATCAAGGGCTAAAATGCTTAAGATGGAAAGAGATGACTACCTTATCATTATAAATGCCACTTCCAAGCTCCAAAACACTCGAATAAGATAGTACAAAAGATCTTCTCAAGCAAAGCTACGATTTTTCTACTGGAAATCGAGCTTTTTGATCGAGCCAAGACGGAAGACAAGACCGAAACCTTGTTCGTCCTGAGAAGCTAAAACCTCACTGAGGTCTCGAAATCCTAAAACCCTTATAAAACCTGGGAACACCGATAGGTTCTTTGTTTGCTCTCGACTTTGCCGGTTTCTCGTCCTCTAGTGAGCGGATTTTAAGACGCGACGCTCCAAGTTCGAGGGCTTTGTGCGCCTGGGAACTGGGGAGTTAAAAAAAGCTGGCTAAgcattcccttcttttttttacggcagtttgaaattttgaaatttgaaaggccATAGCCGTAGGGACGGAGGGACAAGCATGTAACGGACCAACGGTCAGGTCCTGCCGTGAGGGCTTTAGAAAGATTGGgaaaatgatcatgtaggaaagTTGGAGCCTGGACATGTCTTGGTTGCAACCAGCAAGGCAAGCTAGTGACCTTTTCCGAGGTGCTTTGAGATTCACGCACACAAATCTTTGTCGGGAGAAGGGATGCATCCAAAGTTCCTTGCCTGGGTTTAAAATAGTGGTTGTTGAAGTGCGAATTGAGATTGGAAGAATGAAGGGTTGTGATCTCACAACCTACTTGTGCCTGTGATGAGAAGGAGATGGGGTCCATGGGGAGGAAAAATTTTGTGGATTTGTATGATGGGTGTATCCACCtatctattgaaaaaaaaaaaaaaaaaaatcgcatgATGCATGGTTAGACGATTGCTTTAAATTggtctctttcttcttttgagtaaTGCAAGatccaaatttttgatttttgattttaaagtaATAGTTGTTAAAATTTGAACTAAGATCGAAAGAATGAAGATTGTCAATCTGAATGAAGCATGGTATTTTGTATATAcatacctaaaaaaaataaaaaaaaggagagggagaCAGTGACTAAAGCCTGATaagaatatatataataaaaaaaaaatttgtagagaaTTTTGAGGCAAAGGagaaaaatatcatatataagGGGTGGGGGAGAGAGAAGGGAAGACGTATTGAGCAAGAAACAAAACTCTATTATATATtgagattatttttattttaaattttaattttatcaaaaataagtttAAGTCTACTAAGAGGCGAACTGAGATCAAAATTTCTAGTATAGAAAGAAAACaaaatttatgataaaggataaatattttttatcttctcTTATAACATAATTAAGGCCCAAGCACtatctttgtattttttttttgtttttattttctcTTGCATATTTTCAATGTGGGTCCAAATTGGCTTCATGTTCTTGCATATTCATGAAGTACGACTTTGCATGGCCAATTCCAAGTATTTTCGTTATATAAAACAAATTTATGCTGATCTAAATAAAATAAGGCACAAAATGtaagttgaaatttttttttaatccaattTTACTTGTTTGAGTGAAAAACACCatcttattttttatgttttctaATATATTCAGCTATTATCATAGCTGATATCATATAAGTCAATCTCAAGTGGACTAGAAAAATGATAGTCTTTATTTAATAGCAGCAATGACTATAATTGAGGGGGTCCATTATGTTAAAATATTAGTCTCATTGAAATATTAGCTTTTGCATCTTGATCAGGTTAGAAAAATTTCTACAACTCACTTGTATATTCTTTATCCCTTATAAACACTTCGACATAAACTTGAGTGCATTTTTTATGAAAACCTATTTGGATTGCCATTTCATATAACCATTCCAATGTAATACGCAAATATATAAAACTTTTGAATTGTTCTTAGATGTGTTAGTAATATAAACCAACATGGCTTGTAATTCTCCTGAGCTATTTTGGATTGAACCCAAGGCCTAAATATTGTAAAGTCTTAATGTTTAAATTTCAATAGCTATGAAACAAAAACAAGATGTTAAATTCCTCCATTTTGTTACTCATAAATACATCTCATTTGATTTTGTTAATTTGTTACTCATTACAAACTTCACTATTTGTAACATTTTAAAATAACAAAAGAATGAAAAATTCTAAACAACTTGATTTGTTATCTAGTTGCTAGAACTATCCTTTTTCATTGTGCATTTTTCAAGCTTTAGATGTGATATGTATAAGGTATCAACAAAAATgaatatacgtatacatatacatacatacatacatacacacaaacacatacacatacacacacacatatgtatgtatgtatgtatgtatgtatgtgtgtgtttatgtgtgtgtgtgtgtgtgtgtatcataTACATGGTTTTAGATATTATGGAATGAGGCTGTCCTAGTTTTTCTATAGAACGAGACACGTTGCCATCTCATCTGATCTTGAGACTTGGGGTAAGGGATGTCTTAAGACATGTCGATTGAGATGCTGAAATGATGGTAAGATGGTCCGTCCCAACACCACTCCAAAAAATCTAACTTTTAGCGACGgctaaataccatcgctaatagtcgatTTGCTGTCGTTAATATTATTAGCAATAGCGTCGCAtcactaattgatgatcgaaacaATCTTAGTCGTTAATTATCACTATTAGCGACAGATtttttagccatcgctaataacaacTATTACCGACAGTATTTGTGATGGCTAAATTCTAtcgctatttattttttatttttaaattaaattttaaaaaaaataaaaaaaattaaagatggcTATTTTGTCACTAATGttgtcgctaataagtattagagACGACTAAAGTCGTCACTAATGCTGTcggtaatagttaattttattttttaaaaaatttataataatattttttaaatctattttaattaatcacaatcaattatgaTTTCTAACACCTGTTATAATTAAGATTTAAAGATGATAtgataatcaaaaataaaaaactaattatattatattaaaaatataaattatataattttacaagtagtatcaaaaaatatataatacatcaaaataaaaaaaaaaatcaagtctgATCCTCCTCATCGTCCTCTTCATCCTCCGACTTCTCTTCAGTAGCTAGTAGATGAGAGTCGGATATCCCAGCATCCTGAAATgaaaaaaactaaaatattattaataagttttgatatgGAGGTGTATCTTTCGATACACTCCAATAATTCTCAAACAAATTATTCCTATACATTTCATTTGATGATACGAGCTATAGACACCCTCGATCcatcaattggatggttagattaaatttttagctcCTAAATCTCCTTCTctgactcaagcctaaatatgtgaagcttctaaatatgaaaacttaaaacaagtaaaataatttactaataaaattatctgatgtgatggttAGAACAATGAGCCCAACCGGTCACATAGCTATGGATCTCAAAAAATCTTCATGATCGTATCACGGATGACATCCTGAAAGCTTTGAGGTTGCTAGCTCAGAAGCCTCTACACGACCTCCTCTACATGCGCATTGCTCCAAGTCTGGGACGTCGAGGCCTGTGAGGATATCAAAGAATATCGAGCCACTGAAGGATCGAAGCTATGGCCAAATTTTATAATccgactcctactcaccccttcggtgaccctgagccatccctcaaggtcaagaaGGAGCTAAGTAGATGGATCATCGCCGTGCCGCACAATGACGTACTTTGCATAATCTACCTATATAGTTTAaaaatacattagttctaatatacatattagattctgtaacaacttaataaatacagTTTGAAATTCTTACCGCAATCTATCGTGACTTAGAATCAAGTAATtaccagtcctcctagactggtgtgtggcctcccataatCGCAACTGACCTGACGAATATCCAACtgccatatctacaataaataaataataaaattaaattaattaaagtatatatatataagagtttttatagtttTAATGAAgaattttggtatagatttcttaccagtcTGTCGGCCACAATATATGTGCCGATAGAGCCATCCGTGTATCTGATCGGATCCTGCTAGATGGTCCGATTCTGTCGAATCCTCTATCGTCTATTGAAGTACTCCTTACTGCTCCACTAGTCATAGAGGACCTTTCATATGTCCGTCGATATCCAGTGATCTCTGTAGGATCTCTAGTCCAATGGTGATTAAAAACTAGAATGCTTGATGATGGACTGTCTAAGACTATAGAGGCCATCTCGGAGTATCCGTATGGCCATCTCATTGAAGATTTGACGGCtagtctcctcatccttggaAGTCTTGAATCGATAGTACTCTTACAAGATAGAATCGAAACATATATTAATAAGTAGAATACAAATGTAccgtgaatttaaaaattaaacattttTGGTTTATCCAAAATATCTCACAGGCTGGATCACGAGCTCCAGACGGTCAACTAGAGAACTCATTCATCGACTTCAGTATCAAGCATCGGATGATGTCAGTAACCACAAGAGATGCTCCAACTTTCTAAATGtgctacaaaattgattttaaaaaataaatgttaactctagaatggttaaattttaaacatattaatTGAAGTTATAGTACTTACAAGCGGCTCTGAATATGGATGAGCTATCTATCCTTCGATCGAGTTAGAGGTGCCGCGAGCAAAACGGGTCCTTGACCATGACTCTGTGTCTGAGAGCCGGTCGCTACTGCATGTATTGTGGGATCACTGGTGACCCCCTATCATTTGAACCTGAatgcaaaatatttaatataaagaatgttatattggttagcaaaagataaaataacataaatgagAATATCTAAGTGTTAGAATTTACCGTCTGATGTAAGAGGTACAAAACCATGCAAATTGACTGCATGATcgctctctcctcgagagctctatCCTCCACTGGCATGACTTCGATCTCTGAAAAATATGAtgtataatctctaaaaataaaataaatagattcatcaaattaattatactattatatatggcaatacaagatttaaaatgatgcaagaaaataattaaaatgattcaaagattatatacttagcactactcatcgaTCTCTTCAGATGTCTGATACCCTTCGGATTCTTCTtctgattctttctcttcttctatttctttctcttttttcagttcttctttctcttcttctccttcttggataagAGTGTCCTTTAAAATAAAATCATTTGGGTCTACCTCCTCATGTTAGCCATCATGTATGAAAATTTCTGGAGCATCCAACTCAGCATCTATTGAAAATGATAAAATCTTAATGTTTCATCATCTTGAAAGCATTCTGATAATTagagctcttcttctttttcgagcGCGTAATGAACGACTCGAGACTTAACTCGACATACAGCCCaccaatcttttcttcctctctctcttgatggaaaaggagtataatacacttgagcagTTTGTTGAGTAAGTACAAATGGCTCATTGACAAATACTTTTGATCTATGTTTAATTTCAATAAGTCTATGTCGTGGATCAACCTCCATACTATTGTTGTTATCAAACTATTAGCACTTAAATGgaatgacactattacctccaaTGTAGGTCATCTTGAGAAGGAAAGCATGgtggttttgtgcatgcatttttaaaattttacagtgaaatatatatagattaaataatttaatctataatgcatgcatagattaaatttaaaactaccatataggatccatgatatgaactaatatgcatgtatgcaaatctgaaatttaaaatttagcaagtatagatcatatctatacataattagataatatctaatttatatttagatcatatttaaatatgaattgaattcaaaatttcatattTGAGCACGGGTAGCAGATCACTGTAACTGAAATCCATGGTAATTGATTCTTCATGATACTCGacagccacacacatgtccggtCTATACGGATATTCACACGAAGTCCATGGGCTGATCGATGACTCCGAGAGTACTAGCTCACAAAgacaccatattttgactgatttAAGAGAAACATAAAggggatgaagaataaggagatcctctcttttttttcgagATCTACGCATTAATTTTCTACAatagaaataaagaaaagaaccctttcttctcaattttttgtacacataagagagaacctttctctctttctttcacacttttaagaagaactttttgaagcaaaaattcagtgcaggggcaaaatggtaattttaaaacttttcaaaattattattttacagcaaaattattaattaatctcattaattaatactaattaatcctatattaagatctaaatatgatacaacagcatgtatttaaatttgaaattcaaatttgaaacagcaaactttttactgtacagtgttcagaacacatcaccttttgcgggtagtcgatcatcgcaatttgatcaccgtcggaggctctgatcatcacgtcacagtcacactagtgtctgacctctgcagatcgtccacacgaagctcccgtctaatcggctccttacgaatgctagtttgtgatttcatccttttgatggctaatgttgatcgaactccttcgatcgatgtgtgtcgactcctcggatgctccggatcatttgcacggttggttgagaggctgatggatctctccctaaaatttggtggactcacgacactcgtgacacaccaatctcacttcccgaaccctaggtagaaaccctagggtacacaccaaaaaccctgcgcccacttctctctcctttttctctcctctcggtaaattttgaacacttcaaaattttttcagaacctccccacgccccttatctcttctttcttttttttttttttttgcccacgccccctccctttctcattttataaaacatcgcaagagatgttgaaagcgtgtgagtggataagaagaggtggttgcttacttaaattcaaatcaaatttgaattcaagtgtcaaccaatcttatcctcatccatttgtgcgagaaagaagagatggtgtagtatttttttttcttttttttgtgcgtggagactttcacgagaaaccatttctcgtgtggaatatgggacgcacaaaagaggataagctggcgcatggttatttggttatccattcaaattcaaaatccctttgaatttggatgggtaacaaaccaagttaatccaaataattagtGCACAGAAACATggacgtgagagagctttgcgtgagagaaaattcacgagaaaattttttctcgtgaattcaaatgggtgcaaggaagttgggtggcgcaggagttgggaatagtatcccaaagccaatcgtcagcctgttgacggttgtgctccttttgtattagtacatgaattataaataaataaaagttattttgatattttttcatcataaatgtttcatcttctaatgaactcctgtgttgtggtgaagtccttaggactatttagactcgacaaaggagaatttatcgcttagtttttaaacctgttcgcgatcaaatgatacgttgttaccaaggatgacaacatttatcgagcataggtcgttgtgtgccatatgggt
The sequence above is a segment of the Elaeis guineensis isolate ETL-2024a chromosome 7, EG11, whole genome shotgun sequence genome. Coding sequences within it:
- the LOC105049055 gene encoding protein CHUP1, chloroplastic, producing MREYISSDNRTKPGKCSEHTHTVKIHGKNHGNPLKPKSSSLWGSQIVKGFTSDKKTKQQASIPNKKPPLACPEISNQKNQLPNHSRVKRSFIGDFPCSANAAQVHPHVYDCHRIKSPASHDLFLELDHLRELLRESKERELVLQSELLHFKESPIVLEFEKELDIKRNEIENLTGRVSSLEAERTNLLEQVASLSSTIEQHEENSRPEGSLNPTSDLNAERKTSYSSLEIEVLELRRLNKELQLQKRNLAFRLSSAESQLAALAKVTESDIVAKVQAEASVLRHTNENLSKQVEGLQMSRLTEVEELAYLRWVNSCLRRELSNSDKASREIVGLDDDFSYENTERNVDHKNLSYRQSTSVPSEICSLKNDGLVKKLMNWPQSDGDCRNLECQGILDKDWIEAQEGRSPRRRHSISGPRGCAQELTINKRRQSDGFICPKELDTEEAADGDNCVVRDNLQLMVQKYNLGGIQSPRLCISKPEPSKVAALDVEKRALRIPNPPPRPSTSVADIDKTNGSAPIPPPPPPPPPPPPKFSKRGTGVMQRAPQVAELYHSLMKRDSRKDSITGGICDVPNVADVRSSMIGEIENRSSHLLAIKADVETQGEFVKSLIKEVNDAAYRDIEDVVAFINWLDDELGFLVDERAVLKHFDWPEKKADTLREAAFGYRDLKKLESEVSNYEDDPRLPCDVALKKMVVLSEKMERTVYNLLRTRDVMVRHCKEFQIPTDWMLDSGIISKIKFASVRLAKKYMKRVAMELQSKGASDKDPALDYMLLQGVRFAFRIHQFAGGFDGETMYAFEELRNLAHVRNKA